Proteins encoded together in one Penicillium digitatum chromosome 1, complete sequence window:
- a CDS encoding Cyclin, N-terminal, which translates to MDYHRNYRPCPTFFVEEEYGMESRIRQERQAKQELDKQIARERQYVMADELSNLTSEQLRDDILSHMLEMDNQTLPDVESIDIQTEIQWFMRPYLLDFLIEAHTAFQLLPSTLFLAINLLDRYCSKRVVYKRHYQLVGCAALLIAAKYNDKKDRVPTIKELKSMCCSLYDDDMFTQMEWHVLQTLGWSIGHPTVDAFLQHAVLDDAYDPEVEHMALYILEISLFHRDFVAKLSSELARAALALSRCILNRPQPRHTHWSSQYDSMTLVALSQQLHQPSTVVARKYASAHYSRVSKVMEHFLNRQASLATYARCTPPVETPIESKPYNGEIGLATPQKSQQLTAIPHGYLTPPITPDNEALSHAHAQMANHDMPRGMPTVHHGCSPSPAPSAELQYMNTEAYQQQQEALYMAQQVALQQFPMAPTHMGMSQTY; encoded by the exons ATGGACTACCACCGCAACTACCGCCCTTGTCCCACATTTTTCGTCGAAGAAGAGTACGGCATGGAAAGTCGCATCCGGCAAGAGCGACAGGCGAAGCAGGAGCTTGACAAGCAGATAGCTCGTGAGCGTCAGTATGTCATGGCGGATGAGCTGTCCAACCTCACAAGTGAGCAGCTTCGGGACGATATCCTAAGTCACATGTTGGAAATGGAT AACCAAACCCTGCCCGATGTCGAGTCCATTGATATTCAAACCGAGATCCAGTGGTTCATGCGACCATACCTTCTAGACTTCTTGATCGAGGCTCACACGGCGTTTCAGCTTCTGCCGTCCACCTTGTTCTTGGCGATCAACCTTTTGGACCGATACTGCTCCAAGCGTGTGGTCTATAAGCGTCACTACCAATTGGTTGGCTGTGCAGCTCTACTCATCGCGGCCAAGtacaatgacaagaaggaTCGTGTTCCCACCATCAAGGAGTTGAAGTCGATGTGCTGCTCTCTTTACGATGACGATATGTTCACCCAGATGGAATGGCATGTCCTCCAAACCCTTGGCTGGTCTATTGGACACCCAACCGTGGATGCTTTCTTGCAGCACGCTGTTCTGGATGATGCTTATGACCCTGAGGTGGAACACATGGCTCTGTACATCCTGGAGATTTCCTTGTTCCACCGTGACTTTGTCGCCAAGCTATCATCCGAGCTTGCTCGTGCCGCTCTGGCATTGTCGCGCTGCATCCTAAATCGCCCGCAGCCCCGTCACACGCATTGGTCATCGCAGTATGACTCGATGACTCTTGTTGCCTTGTCCCAACAGTTGCACCAGCCCTCCACCGTGGTCGCCCGCAAGTACGCGTCCGCTCACTATTCTCGGGTCTCCAAAGTCATGGAACACTTCCTCAACCGCCAGGCTTCGCTGGCAACCTACGCACGTTGCACCCCTCCGGTTGAGACTCCTATTGAGTCCAAGCCGTACAATGGGGAGATTGGCCTCGCCACCCCTCAAAAGTCTCAGCAGCTGACAGCTATTCCTCACGGTTACCTTACCCCTCCCATCACACCGGACAACGAAGCGCTTTCGCATGCCCATGCACAAATGGCGAATCACGACATGCCCCGCGGAATGCCAACTGTCCATCATGGCTGCTCCCCTTCCCCTGCACCATCCGCTGAGCTACAATACATGAACACTGAAGCATATCAGCAACAGCAGGAGGCTTTGTACATGGCTCAACAAGTAGCGCTGCAGCAATTCCCTATGGCACCAACCCACATGGGAATGAGTCAGACCTATTAG
- a CDS encoding Small nucleolar ribonucleoprotein complex subunit, putative: MDIHRCRFVSYNPQAINALAFSHPPSADLAGRGVPTLRLAIGRANGDIEIWNPMRGAWFQETVMRGGKDRSIEGLVWTLDPQEDGPDGTKLPGKLRLFSIGYSTAVTEWDLENGRPLRHSSGNYGEIWCLAAQPRWQATKGKDGKVLPPAEGEHTGQHLAAGCADGSIVILSTADNELKFLRLMRPSTKRARVLSVTFQNRNTIVAGYADSSIRLFDIRTGQMLRTISLGKGPTGGPKELLVWSVKCLPDGTIVSGDSAGEIRFWDAKNYSLVQRIQGHLADTLDIAVSANGDTVVSGGADQRTVVYRKKEGEKGDKKGRWAEIMHRRYHTHDVKTFAVYETKDISIAVSGGPDATPVVLPLREFGKEHHRKLSSLPQIPQLTSAPSSRLVMSFWDREVSLWRVSRGPASLHDNIDGQRHRLVGKVLIQGEENISSAMLSSDGKTLAVATISEVKLFSLRRRKGDEKGALRIQKIDVPKVLSDEGARLVTISPDGRWLSIVRPNSDIYMARIQPASVSNEKPQVVPQFAKLKRATRHVRHEKASHGTLGDYERTIRSVVFSDDSKVLASGDISGCVDTWVLGTATGPANGAIKRSGTSESDDDSSDDEDEDVVIEGERWTTAATESPIPRMKSGITLLSFRPKSAPTQKLLVNATHQSGEYRLMVLTSEHQLIEFDARNGKLSDWSRRNPKAYLPAEFRGVKDRAMGCVWDLFEGRERLWLYGASWLWMFDLLQDFPSPEEAEAGSEEGKSAVQLAKASKRKREALDDDEVERRKHNTGAGDRIPHSQMDVHFGTKVRKIIGSDESQGEWISLDKERPRVAGEDDEAYEYDETFAANNETTLACLRRGDGNAVEVETPQKGSRKSAGDTPKTQLVEVNGTSAQPTRRWWHTYKYRDILGIVPLNPLSDDGSDDQSPSGMLEVAVVERPMWDVELPGRYVKDYE; the protein is encoded by the exons ATGGACATCCACCGTTGTCGTTTCGTTTCTTATAACCCACAGGCGATCAATGCACTTGCATTCTCGCATCCCCCATCAGCAGATCTAGCTGGACGTGGCGTACCCACCCTCCGACTCGCGATCGGTCGAGCGAACGGTGATATTGAAATATGGAACCCGATGCGCGGTGCCTGGTTCCAGGAGACTGTGATGCGTGGAGGCAAGGATAGAAGCATTGAAGGACTTGTATGGACTTTGGATCCCCAAGAGGATGGGCCCGATGGGACCAAGTTACCAGGAAAGCTGCGCCTGTTCAGCATTGGATACTCTACGGCCGTCACCGAATGGGATCTTGAGAATGGCCGCCCACTGCGCCACTCCAGTGGAAACTATGGAGAGATCTGGTGTCTTGCTGCGCAGCCTCGCTGGCAGGCGACCAAGGGCAAGGATGGAAAGGTGCTTCCTCCCGCCGAGGGCGAGCACACGGGTCAGCACCTCGCCGCAGGATGTGCGGATGGGTCAATTGTCATCTTGTCCACCGCCGACAACGAGCTCAAATTCCTCCGCCTGATGCGTCCTTCAACGAAAAGAGCACGCGTCCTGAGCGTTACCTTCCAGAACCGCAACACTATCGTCGCGGGTTATGCTGACAGTTCTATCCGTCTCTTTGATATCCGCACTGGTCAGATGCTGCGCACAATCTCTCTTGGCAAAGGTCCCACTGGTGGCCCGAAGGAATTGTTGGTTTGGTCTGTGAAATGTCTGCCAGATGGCACGATCGTTTCTGGTGACTCGGCTGGTGAAATTCGGTTCTGGGATGCGAAGAACTATTCTCTCGTTCAACGGATACAGGGCCATCTCGCGGATACTCTTGATATCGCAGTGAGTGCCAATGGAGACACTGTTGTCAGTGGCGGTGCGGACCAGAGGACTGTCGTTTACCGCAAGAAGGAGGGCGAGAAGGGCGACAAGAAGGGTCGCTGGGCTGAGATCATGCATCGTCGCTACCACACCCACGACGTCAAGACATTCGCTGTCTACGAGACTAAGGATATCAGTATCGCTGTGTCTGGAG GTCCCGATGCGACACCGGTCGTCCTTCCTCTTCGCGAATTTGGAAAAGAACACCACCGCAAGCTTTCGAGTCTCCCGCAGATTCCCCAGCTCACCTCCGCACCGTCCTCTCGTTTGGTTATGAGTTTCTGGGACAGAGAAGTGAGCTTGTGGCGTGTGTCTCGAGGCCCTGCGTCTTTGCATGATAATATCGATGGCCAACGGCATAGGCTAGTTGGTAAGGTTCTGATCCAGGGCGAGGAAAACATCTCATCGGCGATGCTGTCCTCAGATGGCAAGACGCTCGCTGTTGCAACCATTTCTGAGGTCAAGCTCTTTTCTCTTCGCCGCCGAAAGGGTGATGAGAAGGGTGCTCTGCGAATCCAGAAGATTGACGTACCCAAGGTGCTCTCCGATGAAGGTGCTCGCCTTGTGACCATTTCCCCCGACGGCCGATGGCTTTCAATTGTTCGCCCCAACAGCGACATCTACATGGCTAGAATCCAGCCAGCCTCAGTATCTAATGAGAAGCCTCAAGTGGTGCCGCAGTTTGCAAAGCTTAAGAGAGCCACCCGTCATGTACGGCATGAAAAGGCATCCCACGGAACACTGGGTGACTACGAAAGGACGATACGATCTGTGGTGTTTTCAGACGATAGCAAGGTTTTGGCGAGTGGCGACATATCTGGTTGTGTCGACACCTGGGTACTGGGCACAGCGACAGGACCCGCGAACGGTGCGATCAAACGTAGCGGAACATCTGAGTCCGACGATGATTCATccgatgatgaggacgaggacgTTGTGATCGAAGGCGAGCGCTGGACTACCGCTGCCACTGAATCACCAATTCCTCGTATGAAATCCGGCATCACTTTGTTGTCCTTCCGTCCCAAGTCTGCCCCCACACAAAAGCTTCTGGTCAATGCCACGCACCAGTCTGGTGAATATCGGCTGATGGTACTCACAAGTGAGCATCAACTCATCGAATTTGATGCTCGGAATGGTAAATTGTCCGACTGGTCTAGACGCAATCCCAAGGCATACCTCCCTGCAGAGTTCCGAGGCGTTAAGGATCGAGCTATGGGCTGCGTGTGGGACCTCTTTGAGGGCCGCGAGCGCCTTTGGCTTTACGGAGCTTCATGGTTGTGGATGTTTGATCTGCTTCAAGACTTCCCCTCCCCTGAGGAGGCTGAAGCTGGATCTGAAGAGGGCAAGTCCGCGGTTCAGCTTGCCAAGGCATCGAAGCGCAAGCGCGAAGCCCTCGACGACGACGAAGTCGAGCGGAGGAAACACAACACCGGTGCCGGTGATCGAATCCCTCATTCACAGATGGATGTCCACTTTGGCACCAAGGTCCGCAAGATCATCGGCAGCGATGAATCGCAGGGAGAATGGATCTCGCTGGACAAGGAACGTCCCCGTGTTGCaggtgaagatgacgaggccTACGAGTATGACGAGACTTTTGCAGCCAACAATGAGACAACCCTCGCCTGTCTACGACGGGGAGATGGAAATGCGGTCGAAGTTGAAACTCCACAGAAGGGATCACGAAAGAGCGCTGGCGATACCCCGAAAACGCAGCTGGTGGAGGTCAACGGTACCTCGGCTCAGCCTACACGCCGGTGGTGGCACACCTACAAATACCGTGATATCCTCGGCATCGTACCTCTCAACCCCTTGTCGGATGACGGTTCCGACGATCAGAGCCCGAGTGGGATGCTGGAAGTCGCAGTGGTGGAGCGACCTATGTGGGACGTTGAACTCCCCGGTCGTTACGTGAAGGACTACGAGTGA